From Camelina sativa cultivar DH55 chromosome 7, Cs, whole genome shotgun sequence, one genomic window encodes:
- the LOC104703874 gene encoding cytosolic sulfotransferase 5-like → MDLKERPLNVRGDKISEETKSLISSLPSDADGQGKKLCKYQGCWYYYNTLQGVLNFHRGFQPQDTDIILASFPKSGTTWLKALTVALLERSKHRSSDDHPLLSDNPHGIVPFLEIDVYIESSSPDLSKFSSFPRLFSTHMPLHTMQETLKDSSPCKIVYMCRYAKDTLISWWFFVCAMHKIELDKSILEYIHKSFCSGAIYYGPFWEHVLSYWRGSLEDPNHVLFMRYEEMKAEPRDQIKRLADFLGCSFTKEEEDNGFVEEILDLCSLRNLSCLEVNKTRRINNVDHKDYFRKWEVGDWKNYLTPEMENKIDMIIQEKLQGSGLKL, encoded by the exons ATGGATCTGAAGGAGCGTCCTTTGAACGTAAGAGGCGACAAGATAAGCGAAGAAACCAAGAGTTTGATCTCTTCACTTCCTTCGGACGCAGATGGCCAAGGGAAGAAGCTTTGTAAGTATCAAGGATGCTGGTATTACTACAACACTCTCCAAGGCGTTCTTAATTTCCACAGAGGTTTTCAACCGCAAGACACCGATATAATCCTCGCTTCTTTCCCCAAATCAGGCACTACATGGCTCAAGGCCCTCACTGTCGCCCTCCTTGAGAGATCGAAGCACCGTTCGTCTGATGATCATCCTCTGCTCTCTGATAATCCTCATGGAATTGTACCATTCTTAGAGATTGATGTATATATTGAAAGCTCAAGTCCTGACTTGTCCAAGTTCTCATCATTTCCAAGGCTGTTCTCGACTCACATGCCACTTCACACTATGCAAGAGACACTCAAGGACTCGTCTCCTTGCAAGATTGTGTACATGTGTAGGTACGCGAAGGACACGTTGATCTCGTGGTGGTTTTTCGTGTGTGCTATGCATAAAATAGAACTAGACAAAAGCATTCTCGAGTATATACACAAATCGTTTTGTAGTGGAGCTATCTATTATGGACCTTTTTGGGAACATGTCCTGAGCTATTGGAGAGGAAGCTTAGAAGACCCCAACCATGTTCTTTTTATGAGGTACGAGGAAATGAAAGCAGAGCCTCGTGATCAGATCAAGAGACTTGCGGACTTCTTGGGGTGTTCTTTtacgaaggaagaagaagat AATGGATTTGTGGAGGAGATCTTGGATCTTTGCTCTTTGCGTAATCTGAGCTGTTTGGAGGTCAACAAAACCCGAAGAATAAATAACGTGGATCACAAGGATTATTTCCGAAAATGGGAAGTCGGTGATTGGAAGAATTACCTTACTCCTGAAATGGAGAACAAGATAGACATGATCATCCAAGAGAAACTCCAAGGTTCTGGTTTGAAACTCTAG